In Candidatus Manganitrophus noduliformans, the genomic stretch ACCGCCCTGGCGATCTCCATTGCGATCCGGTGTGAGCCCTGCATCCGGGCCTACGTGAAGATGGCCGTGGAGCGCGGAACAACCCAAGAGGAGCTGATCGAGTTCCTGAATGTAGCGATGACGATGCAGGGATGTCCCGGCGAGGAGTGGTCGATCAAGGCCTATGCCGCCTATAAAGAGATCGCCGGCGGGAAAGCCCCTTCGGACAATGAGACCTCCTGCTGCGGACACTGACGCTCCCTTAAATGTAGTCAAAGGATCGAGGCCGAGATCGGCAAGAGGTATGTGAGCCTCATGGGGAGCATCAAGGTCCATTCGAATCAATTTTATTTTTTGACTTGTGGATGGGGCTTTGGTTTTCAAGAGGAGAGGGAATCATGAAGGATCGCGTTCAAGTGACCCTGAGGATTGAAGGGATGACCTGCGACGGTTGCGCCCGGCACGTGACCGAGGCGCTCAAATCGGTCGCGGGGGTGGAGGAGGCGACCGTCTCGAACTGGCAATCGGGAAGGGCTCAGGCGATTGTCGGTCCAAACGTCGCCGATCGGCCATTAATCGACGCCGTGGCGCGCGCCGGTTATCATGCCCTGGTATTGCAGCGCCAGTCTCTGCAAAAGGGGCGACGGGCTCCCAAAGCCAAAGGGGCCGACTTCGACCTCTTGATCCTCGGCGGCGGCTCGGCCGCCTTCGCCGCCGCGATCAAAGGGGCGGAATTGGGGGCCAAGGTCGCCATCGTGGAGAAGGGGACGATCGGCGGGACCTGCGTCAACATCGGCTGCGTCCCCTCTAAAACGTTGATCCGCGCGGCCGAACTCTGCTACCGCTCCGCCTATCCCAATTTCGAAGGACTGGCCGCTTGTCCGCCTCCCTCGGACTGGGCGCGGGTCATTCAACAAAAGGACGATCTCGTCGCCTCCCTTCGGGAGGGGAAGTATGTCCGTGTCGCAGAATCCCATCCGAACATCTCGATCATCAAAGGAGAGGCCCGGCTGGCGGGAAACCGACAGGTATGGGTGAACGGCAAAGGCTACACCGCCGGCAAGATCGTGATCGCGACCGGCGCCCATCCCTGGACCCCGCCGATCCCCGGTCTTGCGGAAGCGGGGTATCTCGACAGCACCGATGCGTTAAGCCTTCCGGCCCTCCCGAAGTCGATGATCGTCATCGGCGGCGGGGCGATCGGTCTGGAGCTGGGTCAGCTCTTCACCCGATTCGGGGTTCGGGTCATCCTCTTGGAAAGCGCCCCCCACATCGCGCCGGGAGAAGATCCGGAGCTCGGAGCGGCCCTAGCCCGGTATCTCCAGGAAGAAAAGATGCAGATCCATACCGGGGCGAGTATCATCCGGGTGGAGAGAGGCCCGGACGGATACCGCGTCGATGCCGAGGTGGCGGAGGCGTCGCGGAGCTTTGCCGCCGAGCAGCTCCTCGTGACGACGGGGCGCCGTCCGACGACGGAAGGGTTCGGATTGGAGGAGGCCGGCGTCCAGATGGGAAGGCGGGGCGAGGTCCTGGTGAATCAACATCTTCAGACCAGCCATCCAGAGATCTACGCCGCCGGAGATGTGATCGGCGATCCGATGTTCGTCTACGTGGCGGCCTACGCCGGAGGGCTCGTCGCCGAGAACGCTCTTGCTGGAATCGGCCGGGTCTATGATCTATCGACCGTGCCGCGGGTGACCTTCACCGATCCCCAGATTGCGAGTGTGGGGCTCACGGAAAGCCAGGCGCGCGAAAAAGGGCTTTCGGTCAAGACAAGCGCGCTGAGCCTGAAAGAGGTCCCCAGGGCGATTGCCGCCCGGAACACGCGGGGCCTGATCAAACTGGTTGCGGAGGAAGGGACAGGAAAGCTCTTGGGGGCCCATCTCCTTGCGGCGGAGGGGGGAGAGATTATTCAGGAGGCGACCTTGGCCATCCGCTTCGGTCTGACGAAGCAAGACCTCATCGACACCTTTCACCCTTATCTCACGATGGCGGAGGGGCTGAAACTCGCCGCCCTGACGTTCGATCGTGATGTCAAAGCGCTTTCCTGTTGCGCCACCTGATCGAATCCAGCCGAAAAGAGCCCTTGACCCTTCCAGTGACTGGAAGGTTTAAATAAAACCATGAAAGCAGAAACGCTCTTTCATATCGGAGATCTTTCGAAAAAGACCGGCGTTCCTACCCGAACGATCCGGTACTACGAAGCGATGGGACTTCTGCGTCGGCCCGTTCGCAATCGCCATGGATATCGGCTCTACGCTTCGGAAGCGGCGGAGCGGCTCCGGTTTATCAGAGCAGCCCGAGGGGCTGGGTTTTCGTTGAATGAGATTCGGGAGATCTTGAACATCGCCGACGAAGGGGAGACCCCCTGTCGATCGGTCCTTCAGAGGGTCCGTCACCGATCGGAAGATCTCGATCGGCAGATCGCCAAGATGATCGCGATGAAATCCAGGCTCGAAGGGCTCTTGAAGCGATGGACAACGGATCTTCCGCGACCGACCCCAAAGGAGATCTGCCCGCTGATTGAGAATCTAAACGAGAAGGAGGAATAGAAGATGGCAATCAAGAGGAAAATTGAAATCTTTACCGCCGGCTGTCCGCTTTGTGACGCGGCGATTCAGCTGGTCAACGAGATCGCCTGCCCCCGCTGCGAGGTGTCGGTCCTCGATCTGAGAGAAAAAGGGGCGATGGCGCGGGCCCGCGCGATTGGGGTTGTCTCCACTCCCACGGTGGCGGCCGACGGCCGCATCATCGACTGTTGCAAAAGGGGAGAGGTCGATCGCGCGGCCCTTGCTGCTGCCGGCGTGGGACAGCCATAAGAGGTTTGCGATGATCCGGCGCGTCAAGTTGGGAGAAACGGTGCTGTCTAAACAGCGGACGGTGTTTGTCCTTCTGATCCTGGCGACGCTCCTCTCCCCTCTGGTCGGTTGGGCCAAGGAGAGGATCACGGTGGAGGTGTCGGGTCTCTCTTGTCCCTTCTGCGCCTTTGGCCTGGAGAAGAAATTAAAACAGCTTCCGGGCGTGGAGAAGGTGACGATCAAGGTGAACGAAGGGGTCGCCGAGATCGATGTAGCCGAGGGGAAGAAGATGACCGAGGAGCAGGTCGAGCAGGCGGTCAAAGAGGCCAGCTTTACGCCGGGGAAGGTGAAGATCGAAGAAGATGAAGGGGGCGCGCCGTGAGCGTCCGAAAGTGGAGAAGGATCCATGTTCTATTTTTTGTGGCGGTGGTCCTCTTGATGGGAGAGTCGGCCTTTGCCCAGGGGCCGCCGATCAACACGGAGACTGCCCTGCTGGCCGGCTTCACCAACGCCTTTCGGACCTTCGACCAAGAGATCGACCGGTCGGGCGATCTGCCGGGGGGAGTACGGGGGGACCTTCATGTCCGTGCCGTTCCGATGATCTTTCCTTATGCGATCACGCAAGGGAAGCTGGTGATTGCGGGTGTCATCCCTTATTTCAATAAAAAGCTTGACCTCCATCGACCCGCCGGAACAACCCGGCTTGAAGAGAACGGCTTCGGCGATCTTCGTCTCTTGGCCGAGTATGCTTATTACATCAAAGATGAGAAGGAGAAGACCACCCGCGCCATGGTCATCGGCGGATTCGACCTGCCGACCGGGTCCCATGGCGATCACAATCTCCCCCCAGGGCTCTGGAACGGGAGCGGCGCGACAAATTATCTGATCGGGACCGCCTTCTCGTATATTCCGGCCCGATGGGGATTTTATACCGACCTGATCTATCGGATCACCACGGAGGGAAGCGGTTTTGAATTCGGCGACACCCTCCGCTACGACCTGGCGGTCGGTTATCGCCCCTGGCCGGCGATCTACGAGATCTATCCATCTCCTCAGGTCAACCTCTTCTTAGAGCTCAACGGCTTCTGGGAGCAGAGGAGTCGGGATTTTCGTCCCCCCGGCAGCGGCAACAAGGTCCCCGACTCCGGCGGGAACACGATCTTTCTTTCTCCGGGAATCCAGTGGGTCCCGACGGGGCGGGCCTTTCTGGTGGAAGCCTCGGTGCAGATTCCGACCGTCGAGAATCTCAACGGGGAGCAGCTTGAAACCGACGCTCAGTTCAACATCGGTCTTCGATGGTTGGTTTTTTAGAGGAGCAGAATGGAGAGCCGACCGATCCTCTTGCTATTCATCTTCCTTCTCCTGGAGATCGGCTCCCTCGCCTTTGCGGGGGAGGTGCAGTGGATCGCTTCGTTTGGCCACCCTGGTAAAGAACCGGGCGAGCTGAACGGACCTTATGACGTGGCAGTGGGCCAGGATGGAGCGCTTTACATCACCGATGCCAACAATCATCGCGTTCAGAAATGGGATCGGGAAGGAAAACCGCTCCTGGTCATTGGAAATGAGGGTCAGGGAGAGGGGGAATTTGAAAAGCCGACCAGCGTGGCGATTGCCCCCGATGGCTCCCTCTACATCAGCGACTATTTTCTTGATCGGATTGCGAAGTTCACCCCCTATGGAAAATTCCTTCTCCAATGGGGGAAAAACGGAAAGGGGGAGGGAGAGTTTGATTCCCCTTCCGGGATCGCAATCGATTCCAAAGGGAATGTCTATGTGATCGACACCTACAACCATCGTGTCCAGAAGTTTACCTCGGATGGCACGTTTCTCTTGCAATGGGGAGGGCAGGAAAAGGTGAACAACATCCGATCGGCCCTAAACTTCTTCTGGGATGAAGGTCTGGAGGGGAAATTCTACTTTCCTGCCAAGATCGCGGCCGGCCCCAACGATGAAATCTATGTCTCAGACTCCTATAACAACCGGGTACAGGTCTTCTCACCCGACGGGACATTCTTGCGAAAGTGGGGTGGGATGGGGCTCTGGGGAGGCCGCTTCCGGGTGTCCTCGGATATCGCCTTTGATCCCAACGGAAATGTGTATGTGGCCGATTTCTACAATCACCGTGTCGAGAAGTTTGATCCCCAAGGGAAGTCCCTCGAACAATTTGGATCCAAGGGAGAAAAGCAGGGGGAATTCAACGGTCCCACCGGGCTGGCGATCGATGCCGACGGCTTTATCTATGTGACCGATTTTCATAACGCGCGGATTCAAAAGTTTCGATAAGAAAGATCAGGAGCGATCATGAAAGAAAAAAATCGAAACGCGACCGACATTGCCATCGAGTCGGCCGATGTGGTCCTGATCGGCGAGTGGCTCGGCGCAGTCGTCGATGCCTACCAGATCGGCAAAACCTCGTATCGGAAAACCTTCAGAACCTATCCCTCGCCTTTGCCTTCAACGGGATCGGCGGGCCGCTCGCGACGACCGGCCTCGTTCACCCGGTCTGGGCAATGGTGGCCATGCTTGCCAGCGTCAGCGCGGTGCTTGCCAACTCCTTCGCCGGGCGGCTGCTGCCGAAGCGGTGCCAGGGCCGTTCCGCGCAGCTTACCCTCAAGATTTCCAATATGCACTGAAGGGTGCCTGGCGGCGATTCGGGGGGCGGCCTGCAAACTCAAAGGGGTCGAGGAGGTCACCGGCGATCCGAAACGTCAGATCGTGACGGTCACGTACCGGAAGGGGGAAGCGGTCCCGGACGGCATCCGCGAGGCGATTATCGAGCGGGGGTTTCAGGTCGCCTAAATTTTTAGGAGGAAGATCATGCGACGTATTCTCGTCGTCACAACGCTTGTCGTGCTTTTAATGGCTGGGTTCGTCCTGGCCTCTGCCTCGGTCACACCGATGGGGGAGGCGATGACAGGGCCGAGGCCCCGCCCGTGAAGGGGTTCTCCGAGGGGATCGAGATCCGCTGCATCCCCACCGAGACGTCCAATCCGAAGATTGCCGAACTGCTTGCGGACATGATGGATTCGCCCGTTCTCGTCGTTTTGGAGGTGGCCGAGGCGCCCAAATCGATGTTGGCGGAGGAGAAGCAACGGTCGAGCAGCCGGGTGTGGTGATCAACATGCCGCTACTTACCTGGCCCGGCGGAAAACGGTGAGAAGATGATGGATCACAGAAGAAGGATACGAGGAGGGATTGCCAATGATGGATGGAATGATGGGGTCGGGGATGATGGCGTGGATGCTCCTGTGGGGGCTGGTGGGACTGGCCCTTCTGGTCCTATTGATTGCGGGAATCGTCTGGGTCGTCCGATGGGGGTTTTCTTCCACCCAAGCGCGATCTTCCGAACGCGCGATTGAGCTTTTGAAGGAACGCTATGCGCGTGGTGAGATCAGTAAAGAGGAGTACGAGGAGAAAAAGAGGGATCTCGCGGCATAAACGGGGTGAGGGTCGCTGCGGTTTCTGGGAGGGTTGCGGCGATGATCTTGTTTCCACGCCTTCTGGCGGCGGACGGGGGAGCGCTCCTCGTTCCTAAATTTTTATAAGTGTGTGCCCCCTCATCGGTGGATGCCAACGGCTTCATCGATGTCGCCGATTTTCATAACGCGAGGATTGAACCTCCCCCGCCGCTTAGTAGTCCATCCTACATCTTTTTCGACGGCCCTCGCTTACGCTTCACATTATGCTGAAAGTTACCGATACAGATCGAAATTTTGAATCGCCCAAAAGAAGGATATCCGATCGTGAGGATCGTCTCGACTTGGAAGAATCTCTATTATAGAGAATAGGGTGGTTTCTTGAACTTTGCCGATTTGGAGGACGACAGTAAAGCGTAGATCCGATCTAATTCAGCGATCTGGATAGGCTCAAGGTCGCCTGCGATCTTGGCAGGCGATCAAAGGCGCGTGTAATTAATGAGGTCAGTGAAGGAGGATCTCTATGGCAACCTATTTTGAACGAAAACAAGTAACAGCGGGGGAGGTGGTTTACGCGGGGGTCCTCGCCGGGATTATCGCCGGAATTATTATGTCGATGATTGCAATGACGTTCGCAGTCATGATGGGGCAGGAGATCTGGGCGCCCCCCAAGATGATCGCCGTCACCTTCCTGGACGATGCATGGATGGAGCGCCCCGGGTTTCAGATGACGCCGATCCTGGCCGGTATGATGATCCATTTTGCGACGGCGATCGGCTTCGGGGTGATCTTCGCCCTCCTTGGCGGCCGCCTCTCCTATGGCCGGGCGATCGGCTGGGGCATTTTCTACGGCCTGGCGATCTGGCTCTTTATGCAGTTCTTCTGGCTGCCG encodes the following:
- a CDS encoding carboxymuconolactone decarboxylase family protein: MMKTNQEKAESDTLFVEMRKLSPRVTGGIMRAREASYEDGKAPGKYKLLTALAISIAIRCEPCIRAYVKMAVERGTTQEELIEFLNVAMTMQGCPGEEWSIKAYAAYKEIAGGKAPSDNETSCCGH
- a CDS encoding transporter, producing the protein MSVRKWRRIHVLFFVAVVLLMGESAFAQGPPINTETALLAGFTNAFRTFDQEIDRSGDLPGGVRGDLHVRAVPMIFPYAITQGKLVIAGVIPYFNKKLDLHRPAGTTRLEENGFGDLRLLAEYAYYIKDEKEKTTRAMVIGGFDLPTGSHGDHNLPPGLWNGSGATNYLIGTAFSYIPARWGFYTDLIYRITTEGSGFEFGDTLRYDLAVGYRPWPAIYEIYPSPQVNLFLELNGFWEQRSRDFRPPGSGNKVPDSGGNTIFLSPGIQWVPTGRAFLVEASVQIPTVENLNGEQLETDAQFNIGLRWLVF
- a CDS encoding NHL repeat-containing protein — its product is MESRPILLLFIFLLLEIGSLAFAGEVQWIASFGHPGKEPGELNGPYDVAVGQDGALYITDANNHRVQKWDREGKPLLVIGNEGQGEGEFEKPTSVAIAPDGSLYISDYFLDRIAKFTPYGKFLLQWGKNGKGEGEFDSPSGIAIDSKGNVYVIDTYNHRVQKFTSDGTFLLQWGGQEKVNNIRSALNFFWDEGLEGKFYFPAKIAAGPNDEIYVSDSYNNRVQVFSPDGTFLRKWGGMGLWGGRFRVSSDIAFDPNGNVYVADFYNHRVEKFDPQGKSLEQFGSKGEKQGEFNGPTGLAIDADGFIYVTDFHNARIQKFR
- a CDS encoding SHOCT domain-containing protein, with protein sequence MMDGMMGSGMMAWMLLWGLVGLALLVLLIAGIVWVVRWGFSSTQARSSERAIELLKERYARGEISKEEYEEKKRDLAA
- the merA gene encoding mercury(II) reductase, producing the protein MKDRVQVTLRIEGMTCDGCARHVTEALKSVAGVEEATVSNWQSGRAQAIVGPNVADRPLIDAVARAGYHALVLQRQSLQKGRRAPKAKGADFDLLILGGGSAAFAAAIKGAELGAKVAIVEKGTIGGTCVNIGCVPSKTLIRAAELCYRSAYPNFEGLAACPPPSDWARVIQQKDDLVASLREGKYVRVAESHPNISIIKGEARLAGNRQVWVNGKGYTAGKIVIATGAHPWTPPIPGLAEAGYLDSTDALSLPALPKSMIVIGGGAIGLELGQLFTRFGVRVILLESAPHIAPGEDPELGAALARYLQEEKMQIHTGASIIRVERGPDGYRVDAEVAEASRSFAAEQLLVTTGRRPTTEGFGLEEAGVQMGRRGEVLVNQHLQTSHPEIYAAGDVIGDPMFVYVAAYAGGLVAENALAGIGRVYDLSTVPRVTFTDPQIASVGLTESQAREKGLSVKTSALSLKEVPRAIAARNTRGLIKLVAEEGTGKLLGAHLLAAEGGEIIQEATLAIRFGLTKQDLIDTFHPYLTMAEGLKLAALTFDRDVKALSCCAT
- a CDS encoding heavy-metal-associated domain-containing protein translates to MIRRVKLGETVLSKQRTVFVLLILATLLSPLVGWAKERITVEVSGLSCPFCAFGLEKKLKQLPGVEKVTIKVNEGVAEIDVAEGKKMTEEQVEQAVKEASFTPGKVKIEEDEGGAP
- a CDS encoding thioredoxin family protein, whose amino-acid sequence is MAIKRKIEIFTAGCPLCDAAIQLVNEIACPRCEVSVLDLREKGAMARARAIGVVSTPTVAADGRIIDCCKRGEVDRAALAAAGVGQP
- a CDS encoding heavy metal-responsive transcriptional regulator; translation: MKAETLFHIGDLSKKTGVPTRTIRYYEAMGLLRRPVRNRHGYRLYASEAAERLRFIRAARGAGFSLNEIREILNIADEGETPCRSVLQRVRHRSEDLDRQIAKMIAMKSRLEGLLKRWTTDLPRPTPKEICPLIENLNEKEE